From the genome of Gemmatimonadota bacterium:
AGGTCATCGGCGCTACCTGAACTAGCCAACTGGCTGGGATTCATACATGGTCATGCATCCAACAAGAACGGACGCTACGGTGCTTGTCATCGACGACGAACCGGAAATTCGTCACGTCGTGCACTCCGCCCTCCGCTCAACCGTCGCGCGGGTACTCGACGCGGCAGACGGACGTAGTGCACTCGCTACGGTCAAGGCACAAACGCCGGATCTGATAGTTCTGGATCTCGGTCTTCCAGATCAATCCGGATTGGATCTCTGTCGAGCGATTCGAGCTCACTCGCTTGCGCCCATCGTCGTGCTCACGGCACGACACATCGAGTCCGACAAGGTCGCACTCCTTAACGCCGGCGCCGATGACTATGTAACCAAGCCGTTCAGCACTTCCGAATTTGCCGCCCGCGTCGCCGCGCAGATCCGACGCGCGCGAACCGCGCGCCCGGGGACCTCCGGCGCGGTCGAAGCGGACGGCATGTCGGTCAATTTCACCTCGCGTCACGCACAC
Proteins encoded in this window:
- a CDS encoding response regulator transcription factor, which codes for MHPTRTDATVLVIDDEPEIRHVVHSALRSTVARVLDAADGRSALATVKAQTPDLIVLDLGLPDQSGLDLCRAIRAHSLAPIVVLTARHIESDKVALLNAGADDYVTKPFSTSEFAARVAAQIRRARTARPGTSGAVEADGMSVNFTSRHAHRDGKPVRLTPIEWAILRALTADPGRVYTHQQLFDAVWAREFGDARQYLRVHITNLRRKVERDPTHPRVIITEPGVGYRFGTPLVQESA